The DNA segment GCCTGTATTGTAATCTGAGTAAATTTAGACGATTTACTAAATAAACGACTGAGTTTTGACGAAGCACAATTGAATAGTGTAGCAATCCACTCGGGACGAATCACTAAACGTCGAGaattcattaatcattttataaatctgTGGTTCGCATTCTACAAGTGCAATGTTGgcagtttctttttattttatgtggcactatttttatatattgtttattagtgAGTATTTATGGTACACTTTGATATTTTGTTAGAActagtgtatttttatttaatagaagaGTTTTTTATTGGTATGTAGCCTTCgcgaaaaattttaaaataccgcGAATACGCCAAATTATATTGTGCGTTACTATGGCCCTCAATCGACTAATGACTTTTAGAATTTGAAATTGTCTTCAACTCTACATAATAATGATATGTAGGTACATTTTCAGCAAGACAGGAATATATCTTACCGAAATTCTACTTAGTAAATATGATAGTACAAGAACTGCAAGAAGATGGTAGACCTAATATCCAGTTCATTCAATGCACTGAGCACAACCTAGTTGTAGAATAGATTCGCGGAAACCGATGGCAAATTGATAGTGATGGATGTGATTGCGGAAGATACACAAATGTACATTCGCGTAGACCGGACGAGGCAATCGGCGCGGGCGCTCCCCATTTCCATTGAGGGAACGACTAATTGAAACGGCATGTGACGTCACGGGTCTGCGTTGACAAATAAACGCCAACCATTTAGATTTATCTAcggtaataattttaatacgaagTTGCACACATATTTCTTAtgtgattaaatttttattcataaactaaAACTGCTCTGTTGTTGTTACTGtatcaaaatgaatatattggctttaaatatcatattactGTTTCTAATCACAACTCTTAACGTggatataaatatgaatgaatgcTTTCAAGACATGAGAGGATAATTTCTTAAACGCCTTACTAAAATTTCCCATGTTCAGAATATAGTTTCTAACATTATCGAGTTCATGTTAAGTGATGTCAACACACTTGCGGCTGTTTAGGGTGGACACAATTGTTGTAACAAAGACCTACGTATATTGCTAAATCTTTGATAAGTAATAATGAACCACAAAATGCGAAATATTCGATAAATTCTCGCTAAAATATAAGTACAGTAGTAACATGAATCTGCAATACACAAtgatttgcaatttttataaggATGTCTTCTAAAGCGTTCATTTGCGATtgctttaaaatgttatacttcaGGCTATATGTACTATAAGTTATTAACATAAGCAGGTTTATCAAACCAAGttggatttgaataattaaatggAAGATTAATGATCTGATACCtatcgaattaaaaataattcttaacgTGAGAGCTGCAAACCTGCAATTTCGTTAACAGCACGGTTTGAAATACAATTAGAATTCGGACTGACTGGAGCGAAACTAATGAAACTTGTTGATTTTCTCGTATTGTATTTAGTAACTCATGCTTATTtttgaattacataatatttcattatagcTAATCgaaaatgatgatgataggTCATACCTGACCATCTCATTTGATTCGTTCCACGCATAACTTGCACGCTGGCACCATATATCTGGTGCTTGACTTTACTCATGCGCGTAAGCCTACTATGCGCGTAACCGGCATTACGACATTATTGAAAACGTAACTCGGTCGCCCCACTGCGACCACTGGCACATCTTTAGGGGCTGAAACACTACCATTGACAATCGAGCCGCGATGAGCGCCGCGCGATGCTACACCGTGATGCCGGGCCCGAAGCCCCTGCCCATACTCGGTAACTCTTGGCGATTCGCGCTAGGCTGGAAACCGTGGAAAACAAAAACGCTAGACATAACGCTGTGGTTTCTAAGAGCGCTTGCCGGTTCAGGAGGAGCTGCCAAAGTGGCCAAATTGTTTGGACATCCAGATTTAGTGTTCCCATTTTGTGCTGATGAAACAGCGAGGATCTATAGGCGTGAAGACTCAATGCCTCACAGGGCGGTCGCGCCTTGTCTACGACATTACAAACAAGAATTGAGGAAGGAATTCTTCGGCGCAGAACCCGGATTAATCGGCGTGTGAGTATGGCAAAGTGTAATCCACTCGAGAATATTGGAAGTCTCAACGTCAGCTAAATATAGTTTGACATTTATCCAACAGACACGGCGAGCCTTGGTCTAGATTCAGGTCGAAGGTGTCAAAAGCTTTGATAGCTCCAGAGGCGGCCAGGGCTGCGGTACCCGAATTGGAATATGTGACAGATGATTTTGTAGACAGgtacatattttcaaaatatatccaaatatttCATCAAGTTTCACCATTTATGTTACTAGCGGAATTATTGTATATATCTGCAAAACATTTTGCGTCCGTTAAATATCTTCAAATCACTTCGTTTAGCACTTTTTATCACTTAAATTATAACCATGACTTAGCATATAATAATAGTTCTTCACATGCGAagagtttaaattaattcacaGTTACACACAATGCAATATTTACTTAACTGATACAGCATTGACATGCGCATGGGGGTCTGAATTGTCTGGAAAGTAGTTTTTCTCAGGGTGATATCATTTATAGTTTCAATAAGATGTTTGAATAAACTTTGCTATAGTGAAACAGGACTATGACATAATGAAGACATACTTACACCGTAAGTTGAACACCTAGCCCCATTATCCAATCATATAAAGGAAACTAACCGGTCCACATGTCAAACTGCATTTCTTTGTTGgaaccacatttttttttgtttaacaattataaGGCACTGTGTTGTGTGTAATCGCGATAAATAGCAATtcataaagtaaaaaaacaaaataagaacGATTAGTGATgcaaaatgaaataacaaaagTAGTTAAACTTGATAGTCAATACTTGTATTCTGTGCTTTAATTACTACTTTGCACAATCAAAGGAATGTTTGTTCACTAGGTTAAGATCGTATCCATAGCATTTTTCAGGACACAGTCCTTAGGTTATGTAGGTAAATAAATTCTTGACATCAAATCTCCGCAAAGTGATGTGGCATTATTATCGCGTTATGAATTGGCTTCacttaaagaaaagaaataaattcaaaacaagtAACAAACTAGTCAACTACTATAATCTTATCAAATAAAGAGTGAAAGATGATTATGAAACTTATACTTCTGCCCCTTGCCCTATAAATCAAGATCGGCAGAGGTAGAGGCATGGATGATGCGGATGAATATATGATAACACCGCTTGGTCCATCAttaaattaccatttttttCGTCTATATTGTTGCAACAAATGGTACAGGAGACGGAACACAAAACATAGTCAAAACGGAATCGTACATTGAACGCCACGGTCTATTACGGAATTGTAGCCTGCAGCGAGCCGTCTTTAGAATCTCGGTTTAATGACCACATCCCGTTTTTAACAACGGCGTCTGCGCATTTGTTTTAAGCAATGACTAACTGACTCGCCTCTCTGTACAACAGCATCCATTCAATAAAAACGCATAACGTTTCGTTTCGTTTGAGGAAATTATTATACGAAAATATTACactgtgtaatatttttaaattatgttatagaCCGTAGAAATGAatcgtttatatatattttaacagtgAATAAAATTCTTACATCATCAATTATAACAGATGTCGTTTGAGTTTGAGGCATGGCACACATGTACATTTTTAAGTTTAGTAGTTTACCAATTAACGTTTAGTATAACAATTACGAATTCTATAAATGATCAATGGTCACGCATCACTTATCCcataagaatttaataaatcaataactcAGAACGGGCCGTAGAACACATTATGGAAATATAACGGCTCTTTATTAATACGCATTATACGGCGAAATGCAATGTCGGTAAACAATTCAAAAGCGTGCATACACTGTGTGATGCTAATGAGCGATTATTTCACAGAATAGAGCGCATTCTCAACGCCGATAGAGAGCTGCCCAAAGATTTTCTCACCGAGCTCTACAAATGGGCTCTCGAATGTAAGTACCTTCGTCGACACAACAAGTGTTACTTTACGCTTTCGAAAAAGTATACTTATCAAAAATTGCTATTTTATGAGCATTTTAACAACATGCTACAAAAACTAACACGATAATTACTtcatctataattttattgaagttGACAATTCTATTGTGTGTTGATTGCTTGTTTTTATAGCGGGCATTAATTACTTAAACATAATTATCGTTTTTAACAGCTGTGGGTGCATGGGCGTTGGGCACAAGACTGGGCTGCCTCACAAACGACACAGAGGCAAAGGTCATCATAAAATGCATCCACGGATTCTTTCATAGCGTACCGGAGTTGGAACTATCGGCACCTCTATGGAGATTGTATTCAACGCCCGCCTACAAAACATACGTTGACGCGCTCGATACCTTCAGATCAGTCTGCTTGAAAAGACTGACTGACAAGGGTGTTTGCGCGCAAATAGCAAATAGTTCTGGTAAAAAGGTTGCAACGATACTAGCATTAGATTTATTACTCGTCGGTGTGGATACTACTGCTGCTGCAGCTGCCAGTACGATGTACTTGTTGGCGAATACTGAGAGGGCACAAAAATGTTTGCAAAGCGAGTTGGACGCTAAGCTGCCTACAGGTCGACGAATGACTAGTAAAGATTTAGATCAACTTCCATACTTAAAGGCTTGTATCAAGGAGGCCTTGCGGTGAGTTAATTGATAGAAACATTAAGGCAACTAGCAGGTACGATGTAAGCTCGTAGCctatttcaaattcaataaCACGCAAATGCAACTTCAAAAATGAGCGTATATTTCCGCAGTAAACTAATTACGATCTCGcatatttttaatcactcacACTTTCCAGTACCACTTGACAATGTGTTTTTCGACCTACATTACACCACTTCGtagcaaatattaattttcaattagtttttttttgcttcacCGTAATCAAATTCATGATGTAAAGTAACCCATCATGATACATAATtatgtagtttaaaatttaaatttaatcatcttTAGTACAGTGCGTTAACCTTAAAAAGACCTACATCGTGGAAAAACTTGATACAAGTATCGGCTCGTTGTAATACGACCAATTATGGTCAGTTTCGTGTTACATTTGCACCTGAGCCTGCGGTCGTTGGGCTGTCAATTAACGTAttacataatcattataatcCATCGACCAATCAATCGAATTTATTGGACCTCTACACGACACCGCAATTATTTAAGCGATATGTGATTTTATTGAACACTTACGAATGTGATTCGGTATCAACCCACGTTTAGTAATGACATTGACATTAGCTTATGAAGAAATTTTATTGATAGCGCGTGATAACGCGTCAACACACCTACGCTATGCCTTGTTGATGCTCGTAATTGATGTACATATGAAATTCATACTTTATTTATGGATATATAACATACTATTAGTGCGCATATACGATATCCACAATAACGCTTGgatggatatttttaattggacATCAAACTTGTTGAATTACACTGGTTTTGCAAgaaaaaattgtgtaaaatcaatattttaattaatctacAAAATGTTGCTCAAGGCtcgtaaatttaaaaactaccaTTACACGAAAATTCCTTACCTAAACCCAAAATGtacaatagatataataattaggtaatataCCCTTCAGTCTACAACATTGAAAGTTGAAACAAACTGCTAACTCACTGGGCTCATTTGGGTCGGCACGCCCATAGCGAAACCGGTCGAAAATCTTCACCCATTACCGCATTTATCGTCCACAAGTGGCAAATGACACAGCTATCCACGTGTGAAGTGACAATTGTGTAACGCCTGTTCGCTGGTATTCATGCCGGCAGGTAACAAGTGGGAAACTGTAGGTGAATGTTACGTGCGTTCGGGGAAATTAATGGTCAATCGTATTTTGATACTGAATGCGATTCGAATCGCGGTTTCATTCACTGTTTAGACGAGACTGGTGTCGCAAATGATGAAACCGGAAATATTGGTTTTGAAAAACATTTGATATTACACTTGCAGTGGTCCTCTATACAATGGTCACATATATGTTATGATCTTGTCCATCCACTCAAAATAATTCAATGACGACTATTTTCAGAATAAAACCGGTCATACTTGGCAATGGCAGGTGCATTCAATCTGATACGGTGATATCAGGCTACGAGGTACCAAAAGGGGTGAGTATTTGAAATACCTTACTTGGACAAGTCTATCGTAAGATCTGATGAAAATATGATATCTTTCAGTCACACGTGGTGTTCCCCCATTACATACTATCAAACGAGGAGAGATACTTCCCATCACCTCAAGAATACGTACCAGAACGTTGGTTAAGAGACGAAATGTCTGGGGAACATCAGTGCCCTGTTAGAGCCGATAAAGACAGTAATAGCTTTGAAGATGAGATTTCGGCTCGCGACATGAACGCGATGGCTGTGTGCCACAAGCAGAAGGAAATGGGCATCCATCCGTTCGCTTCGCTCCCCTTCGGCTTCGGGAGGCGTATGTGCATCGGAAAGAGGTTCGCGGAGGTTGAACTGCAGCTTTTATTAGCAAAGGTGGGTCATAAATTACttgaatataagtaaaatttaatatcacattATTTTGTAAGGCCACTGAATTAGATGATACAATCACTGCAGATCAAAAGTAATCTCAAAAGTCATACAAATACAGTTACAAATGTTTCACACAATCATCGTTAAAACGGCTCGTTGTTACGAATTGCCCAACATTCATAAATACAGCAACATCAATTTCATTATAACTTATTCAATAAGCTATTAACCCAACACCTCAACAATCGTCGGCAGTGAACTAAAGTCGCGTGACTCAAATAGATTAATGACTATAGGTTATTTATCCATTTTCAGATATTCCATCGGTACAACGTATCATGGCGATACGGGGAGCTGACATACAGTGTGACGCCCACTTATGTCCCGAACGAACCTTTGCAATTCACTATGAATGCAAGAAACAATCAATAATTCGATAATTGGCTGGTGCCAGGCGTGTCAGTTCACGTATAGGTCGTGGGAGTTAATTTTACCAAAGAATAGTTTGACTGAAATTgcaataaatgatattttcaatttcttatgtatattcGGTTATTGTAGGCGTTTATTGACTGAATTTTGACGTTTGAAATAACTAGTAAATACTATACCTATAATTAAGATATAATGTAATCGATTACGTACTAATTAGTTAATTTTAGGATACGATTCTAAAGCTAGTAGAAGATGAAGTTGTAACTGTAAGCCTTTTTTATGTAGGCAAATGACACGAGACTTGATTTTACTTCTATTATGTTTAAAACACTAACAGCggtaccaaaaataaaatcaatattaatgatatttttaatttcatcaaaTCAATGGACTTTATCTATAAAAGTATACCCAAAACCTGAATTTCCATAACAacaaaacacataatatttcatatcaGATCAAAATTTATCCCATCGCATCAACATCTAATATCTTGATGTATATTTAGTTATCCTTACTAAACTATCTTCAATAAAAAGACTTGCATAACTAAAAACtctaaaaccaaataattataCCATAATAAATATCAGCCCAATATAAAATTGTTCCGACATCAAAGAAAGGGCTTCTAGATAAACAGAGATCAGCTTTACGTTCATTTTACGTCCCCTCTATTCAGCAATACATTAATAACTTGTATCATGTATGTAGCTTAAATGAACTGAAAGCCATATCGATTTGCATACGAGTCATCTCTCACTATTCGGCAAAGTTATCGCTTTAATATCGGGCTTGTGTCAATTGGCACAACTTGAGCTGGATATTGTACCGTTATCGATTTGTATGCGGACGGTACTATTAGACTAGAGTTATCTACATCccaatatcatttataaatcatattatcgTTGTGGATGATCCGCACACACTAATTGGCGAATCTATCTACGGCTTTCATATGACTGACATGGGTGTAGCACATGCGTATTTTTTATCTACGGGGAGTTCGGTTGTAATTGATTGGCCTTTTTTATGTGAACGGTACTCTATGATTCtttcagttttaaaatatttttagcctgtgtataaaaaagttataaccgGACTCAAAAGGTCTGCCATGACGATGATTTGCGGAAAGTAAATCTGCTTTAGAAATTTTAAGGGTAAGAACGCAAAGTCTACCTATTTCCAATCGACCAGCATGGTAACGGAAATTGCGTTACTTCTTCTTAATTGTAGAGGTAGTCTACACCAACTTGTGGGACATGTTAATGAaatggttattaatttttacttactGCTCCCATTCGTCGTGATCTATGCgccgtttttatatattaaatagagCTAACATAAGTAGAACCCTCGCATTAATACATGGATAATACAATTTGAACCTAAACACGCATTACCTATAGCATAAAATGTACTCACTATTTGGCGGAGTCGTTGAGCTGGTACTCGTTGGAGCGTCCGAAGCACTCCTGGACTCCTGCGTCTGCCCAGAGCCTCTTCATTGCGGCGAGCAGCTCCTCGCTGAACGGCTCCGTGTCCTCCATCCGTTGGATCACGTCGAACACCATCTTACCATCGCTCTGTAACAATCATCAACATTATATACTGCTATACATGTCTACGcattttactgaaataaattatatcaaattgaGTGAATAGGGATTGAAATTGGTTTTGTAATGGTTACTGAATTGGCTAAATATCTTTAAAGATAaacagtaacattttttttattattttacaatcaattaacacaattcatttacaaataaaaaatattacctacattAACAACAAACCGTTCATACATTATGCCAATGACGTGAACCATTCCATGTCAGAATCCAATGCGTTTTAACGAGAGTTTAGTGACCCGGCATCTTGAAGCACATGCGCTAATCCGATTAGCAATACGTTTAGCGCACCCGCCACCGACAACCGTAAGCTTTAGTTACGCAATTTCACTTGCATGCGAGATAATAAAGAGCATTAACTTTCGATGCTTCAATATTTCTGActcatctatttataaaatgagaGATATCATTGTGACCGTCAATGAAATCAAATCAAGCTGTGAAAAATGCACATTCCTAAACCTTattcaattttcaattttaaaaatggaattctCTTTTACCGTTATGCTAAACCTATAATCcgtattataattgtattcatgtctatttaaagtattattattacagtaGCAATGCATAAAATCGTTCCCACCCCTGCTATACAAACACAGGAAAAACCCGGCGAACTCGCGAGTAACTATAATTCAAAcgttattttaaactaaaaggTGGGTTTGTTTTGTGGCACTGCGGCATGAAatgtcatgtaaaaaaataaatacgccATACAGTGAACTGTAGGCGGTTGCGGCAGTCGGCGGGTTTTGTGAAATATGCTCTTACTAGCGTTTGCTCGCGGCCCCGCCCtcttgaaaaagtttttccgggattgAAGTCGCGCTTTGTTTCCCTAGGTTtcaaagtagcctatgtccttcgcGGGGCCTCAAACTTccctataccaaatttcatcgaaataaatTCAGTTGTTTAgccgtgaaagcgtaacagatagacacagttactttcgcatttataatataagtatggatTATGATGGGTAGTGCGGCGTGGTTCGCGCATGCGCCACCCCGCCCGGCAGCGGAGCCCGGCACCCCACCCTGTGCCGTCAAACACCCTATCCTGTAACTAAATGCGTGCATTGCATATTCATTTAACACATTCAGCGACCATTTGGTAACGACCCAAAGCGGATTACACACTCGCGGTTTTCGGCCGACCGCCGCCGCGTATATCGCTGTTGCGAAATTATTCGCAcgtaatattctttaaattattcttcAACACTAGAATTTACCCGTAATAAACGATACAGTAATTTTTGAATGTAACTGGATTATGTGCTAATTAGTTAATTAACAAAAGGTAATTAAGAAACAAAAAGTTTATCTAGATTCCggtacaaaatttcaaattatagtGATAAgtattcaacaaaattaatccTAAATCTAATCCAATTAATTAAAAGCCAATACAATACTTATTAATGAGCGACTAATAATActctaataatgtataatagGTAAAAAATTTGGATGATCTTAATCGATGTCATACCTTGAACAATCACGGTAGAGTTGCTCAACAAAATCGCTTAGACTTTGATATTACATAAAGAACTTATA comes from the Manduca sexta isolate Smith_Timp_Sample1 chromosome 16, JHU_Msex_v1.0, whole genome shotgun sequence genome and includes:
- the LOC115444214 gene encoding probable cytochrome P450 49a1; its protein translation is MSAARCYTVMPGPKPLPILGNSWRFALGWKPWKTKTLDITLWFLRALAGSGGAAKVAKLFGHPDLVFPFCADETARIYRREDSMPHRAVAPCLRHYKQELRKEFFGAEPGLIGVHGEPWSRFRSKVSKALIAPEAARAAVPELEYVTDDFVDRIERILNADRELPKDFLTELYKWALESVGAWALGTRLGCLTNDTEAKVIIKCIHGFFHSVPELELSAPLWRLYSTPAYKTYVDALDTFRSVCLKRLTDKGVCAQIANSSGKKVATILALDLLLVGVDTTAAAAASTMYLLANTERAQKCLQSELDAKLPTGRRMTSKDLDQLPYLKACIKEALRIKPVILGNGRCIQSDTVISGYEVPKGSHVVFPHYILSNEERYFPSPQEYVPERWLRDEMSGEHQCPVRADKDSNSFEDEISARDMNAMAVCHKQKEMGIHPFASLPFGFGRRMCIGKRFAEVELQLLLAKIFHRYNVSWRYGELTYSVTPTYVPNEPLQFTMNARNNQ